In the genome of Mytilus edulis chromosome 14, xbMytEdul2.2, whole genome shotgun sequence, the window ATGAAAAGAATGATAGATAGAGAGACACTTTAAAATATTAGCCAGTCAAGATCTACAACAGCATAATCATGGCCGATGAGATGACTCCTCATTGGTGTATTGCCTTTTGATAACAGGTTTGACAAATTGTTTTCCCATTTTGCATAATATCTTAAAAAACACAATAGATATATACAAACTTCTTAAGGCAAATTTGATCAGGAAAAGAAGATCTACAGATAAGTTAATATTTGAAATCGTTATTTGACTCACTCAATATTGCTCTTTTGTGAAGATACTTACctatgtttataaattttgccTAATATTTTGAAAACCATAATAGATAGACAGACActttaaatgagaaaaattatCAGCGAGGAAAAATCTTGAAATAAGTAAAATTGCCGGTATAGTCAGTTGACTCCGTATTTGAACTCTTGCGCTTTCTGgacaattttatcaatatttgcgTTTGTGCTTTTTTTCGTGAAAACTACACAAAATAggtacacatttaaaaaaaataaatattatccaCATAACAAGAATTACAAACATGTCAAATAAAATTAGGGGAGTAACACTGGTTcctaagagcctctagttaagtgAATTCAGAAAACATATTTCTGCTCATTCACTTTTAAATTCCTTGCATTTCTATGATGAAACCATGTATGTTTATTCGCTACTTGAAGTTATGTTCTCCTTATGGAATAAACTACTTTGACAGTATTATAAGCCAACTAAGCCACCCATGGTCCTATGTAAAATAGGTTTATGCTCTCTGGCATTAAGTACATGGAAGACACCTATGCATTGATGATAATGTGAAAAGGTATCTTTGTGAATGATACAGGTTTAGAAATGGTACTCTGATGatcatgatgaaaaaaaaacccaacacaacCCCGTATTATACTAGTTGACATCTTTATGTTTACTTTGTACATTCATTTACTTTATTGAAAGTCGAATATCACTCCTTTTAGTGGTTTTTCAGTGCAATTAATGTTGTTTATGGGTATGAGCTGTGTAAACATGTACTATTCCtgatttcttaaataaaaaaatgcacgTCAGTATTAACGATTTACTTATCACATGCAACCTCATCAATAATGTCTGTGATggtatatttcattattatttgggTAAATTTCAGTTTGCTTATTATATGTAAATATACAATGCTGAATATTACGTAAATCAAACAATACATATGTTTCTTTATTTGATAAGATAAACATTTATTCTCTTTCTAGAACAGCTTAATCAAGAAATTCTAGAATGGGAGAATGACGAATCCACTTTTTTTGAAACCCGAGGAACACGTCATATATTTGCATCGATATCTTCCAATAATTGCATTGTTGTCACTGGCAGCTCCGGTTGTGGGAAACCTTTTAACATACATCATGTTGCCTTACAGTTGCGTGACAGGTATGGATATGAGATAATTCCGGTTTTAACTGGACCAATAGACATTATAAATTACTATAacgaaaagaagaaaaaagtgtTTGTTGTAGATGACATTTGTGGAAAAGAATCAATGAACATACAGACATTTAAAAATTGGAAAGATAATACAGAAAAATTggagaaaatatttaaaactgtAGAAAATGAAACTAACAGCACTGTTTCACAGATAACAGGTTCAAAGTTAATGATTTCGTGTagattacatatatataaagaagaACAATTTCAATTAGTTAAGCTTTTTACAACAAAAGAATGTAATTTATTATCACCGGATATGTGCCTGCTTCATGAGGAGAGAAAGTTaatgttgaaaaaatacataCCAAAGACCATTATTGACAGTGTAATGAAAGTCGAAGATAACATTGATTTCTTCCCTTTGCTCTGTAAGTTGGCAAAAGGCAAAACACTCGAAGAAGTCATTAAACTTTTTACCGCTCCTGTGGAAAGGATTACAGAGAACCTAAACCACATTGTTcgtgaaaaaaaaagaacaattttgTGCTCTTGTCCTATGTTTATTATATGATGATGAATTCAATACAGATTGGCTTAAACTGAACTCAATTTCAGAGCAAGAGGAGAAGGACCGGCTTGCAGACAttgttaaacaatttcaaatagaTTTATCCAAAGAAATGTCAGGAAATGCTTTAAAATCTGGATTTTTAACTTTAGAAGGcacatatttaaagaaaataagtaCAGAGTATAGCATTATACATGACAAAATTCGTGAAATGGCAGCTGTCGTCTGTGGTCAGCACCTTCCAAAGTGTTTTATAAAATATGCTCCTCCTGAATTTATTCGTGATCATTTCATCTTTAAATCTGTCATGGAAGGACCTTAAAAGGACAACATTTTATTACTATCAGTAGACACAGAAGAGGAGTATTTTGAAAGATTGTTAAGTGACTTAAAGAATTTTAGTATTATAAGTacttttcaaaataaacagtttaaataTCAGCCATTTAGGGATAAGTTGATCAGTTTTTTTGGAAAGAGTGATGAAGCCAAAAAAACTATTAAAGATACTCGACTCAAAAAGATGCATTGTATATAGAGCTGATGAACTCATGTATCAGTATATACTGCAGACGTTTACCACACCTCTAATGGAATCGGCAGCATTTGGTTACTTTGATCTAGTTCGGTTTTTGGTTGATACTGTTGGATGTAAAGTAAACTTTACAGATGAAAGCAACAAGTCACCTTTATATAAAgcttcagaaggaggaaaaacaGATGTTGTTAATTTTTTATGTGTGAATAATGCTAGCGTGTCACAGTGCAACACGTATGGACAGTCCCCATTGTATGTTGCATGTAAAGGAGGACACAAAGAGACTGTGAATCTGTTACTTCAGAACAAAGCTGATTTGTCTCATGATGAAGCGTTAGGAACATGTCCATTGCATGTTGCCTGTGCAGGAGGATATGTAGATATAGTAAAATTGTTATGGCAGAACATAACTGATCTCTCACAGAGTGGATTACTTGGAGGGTCCTTTAAGAAATGTTTAATAGGACATAAATGCCCAGAGAAACTGTTACACAAGTATAAAGTGAATTCCCCTCAGCTTAATACAAATTATAGCCTTCAGATTTACCGAATGAGTGAGTCCCCTTTATATGTGGCCTGTAAAGGAGGTCACATAGACATTGTAAAATTGTTACTGCAATACAATTATGACGTCCCTATTGATAAAAGAGGAGCGACACCATTGTTTGCGGCATGTGAAGGAGGTCACAAAGAAATAGTCAAAGTGTTACTGGACAAAAAAGCTGATATCTCCCAAGGTGACAGTTTTGCAGtagatttttcaaaattgtatgcAGCCTGCATAAATGGACATACAGATATTGTGAAATTGTTACTGCAGACAAATGATAATGTGCACCTGTTTAaagaatttgaattattttttttcattatatgttgCTTGTCAAAAGGGACTTACTGATATAGTGGAACAGTTTCTAATGAGAAAAGATAATCTATCTATTGCTTTAAACATTCAGAAAGATGCTCCATTGCTTGTGGCTTGTCCAAGTGGCCACACAAATACAGCAAGTTTGTTACTGCAGTTTAATGCTGATGTGTCTCAGTGTGACAATTATGGAAGGTCTCCATTGTATGTGGCCTGTAGAAGAGGCTACATGTATACAGCGAAATTGTTACTGCAGAATAATGCCAATGTATTTCAGTGTAACAAGGAACTTGAGTCCCCATTGAATGTGGGCTGTGCAAATGGTCATACACCTACAGTAAATCTGCTACTTCAGAACAATGCTGATGTGTCTCATTGTAACAATAATAAAGTTTCTTCGTTGCACCTGGCTTGTGAAGGAGGATATACGGATACAGCGAAATTGTTGCTTCAAAACAATGCTGACGTATTTCAGTGTAACAAAGACCTTGAGTCTCCATTGCATTTGGCTTGTGCAAATGGTCATACACCTACAGTGAACCTGCTACTTCAGAACAATGCTGATGTCTCTCAGTGTAACAAATCTGGTAAGTCTACATTGCTTGTGGCATGCGAAGGAGGATATAAAGATACTGTAGAACTGTTACTTCAGAACAATGCTGATGTCAATCAGTGTAATGAGTATGGAACATCTCCATTGCTTGTAGCATGTGCAGGAGGATATGAAGATATAGTAGAACTGTTATTGCAGAACAGTGCTGATGTCTCTCAGTGTAATAGTAGTAGAGAGTCTCCATTATATGTGGCTTGTAGAGAAGGAAATGTAAATACAGTAAAAATTGTATTGCAGAATAATGCTAGTGTTTCTCAGTGTGATCAATATGGAGGACAGTCACAATTACATATAGTGTGTGATATAGATTCGCTCAACACTTATCTAATATATTATACGGATGATGAAAATGAAacagattttgacaaaaaattccCATTATATCTTGAaattgtaaaactattaataGAAGGAAATGCTGATATTAATCTGTGCAATAAAAAAAGGCCAAACACCATTAGATATTGCCCGTAAATCAGAACTTAGTAAAATTGTAACACTTCTTGAGGAACGTCTCAGATTGAAAACACcgcaattaaaataaatatttgtacacAACTATAAATGTACAACATTAAGACAACCTTATAATGTTTTAATTGCAGGAATTGTTAATTAATAGTTGCATGAAAACATTAGTTACATACACCATGTATATATTATacttcatagatttttattcctctttttttgttaaactgtttttaccTTTTGGTTAAATTAGTTCTTCGACGTTTTGTATAAGGATGTGAACGTCCATATAGTGTTACATTGATAGGTATGTTAAATACACACTTGGTGCATTTTAATGAACAATATAGATTTCAGTTACATAATTTGTTCGTGTCatgctttatttttttacacaaatgGCAGGCATTATTTTTGTAGATGTATTACACTGAGTGTTACCCATTTTAAATTAAGCATATAAGTTACaactgaacaagtacacattttgaTTAGGTGCTAGCTGAGGCCCACCTCTGGATGAGGGATTTttttcgctgcgttgaagacccttTTGTGGTTTTCAGCTGTTATCTGTTGTATTTTAGGGTTGTTTaacttgttgtctctttgacgtattccccatttccattcgcaATTCTATTTATATAACTTGACatgaatgaattatttcgatAATAATAGGACAAAAACTGTATTTGTATAGGACGAAGTGTAAAAAATTACAATGGAAATGTTTTACTGTTACTTTTGAATCATATTATTGGAGggtagatatttgatttttaaaacccttaataaaacaatttaatgaaattttacatagCAGCTAAGTTGCAAGATCCTCATGCCTACaagacagttttcatttgacctcgaACTTATTTCATGTATATGTGAAAAAAGATTAAGTTTTGATGATCAAGTCCAGATACTATAAGCTATAGGTCTTCTATACGTGGTGTATGGGATGATCGTGAGGTGAACATGTCCAACTAGCAGGTAtaatctgaacttgacctcattttcatggtccagtggtcaaagttaacaTTCTATGCAAAAGGTCAGCtacatttggtgtatgaaaatattttgtgatgtacatgtcagtctcacgGGTTTAttagtccttgacctcattttcacgattCATTGGTCAGTGTTAGATTTTTGTGGTTTAGCCCTTTAAACTATtagctataggtcaactatatgtatTGTATGGAGTGATGGTAAGGTGTATGTCTTCTGGAAAGAATAATCTGACTATTACACCATTTCCATGGTAGATTGGTCAATGTCAAGTTTGCATAGCTTAGTtttttcttagatactataagcaataggtcaactatatttaatgcatagattgattgtcCGTCTGAGATGGGCCATCTGACCGTGACCTTATTTTCTTGGTTCGtttgtcaatgtttagttttcttatcAAAATCTATTTCTTAGGAACTTTAATCAATAATTCAACTATAtgtagtgtattgaatgattgttaggtgtacttGTATATCTTGATTGgcttatatgaccttgacctaattttcattgaTCATGTTAACTTTATACATACGTTATGCTTGTagaaaactttatatttagaactatcaacatacAATCattggttagtaaagaaggcgagacatttcagcttgtgcactcttgttaataaATGAATTAAGGGCGTCATGTTAGAATGTATTATAATCATGCACATTTGTATTAcattaatattgaaataatgaACACCTACGTTTATATCAAAAATAattgtatctttattttttttaatcaagtatATGTAGTAAAACGTGTGTTTTgatatcaaaaacaaattttatatttagttcaATCTCAATACGtatctttttaaaacagttttctataaagatattttaaaatagcTCTCTAAACTGAAAGAGTGATATAGTTTTGAAGGTTTTTTTCTCAAAGTCTAGACAGCAGAGCAGGAACTAAATTATATTTCGATATCATAATCCTAAGTGATACTCGAAAAAGTTTTTTGTCATAGGAAAGTTGACAAAACCTGAAAACCTCATGATTTACTGATTGATTGtcgaacaattaaaaatgatgTAATTGCATGGAAGGTaaagtgtttatatatatattataagtcCCTATTTGCATAAATTGAAAGTAATGAAATTATTTCAGTTGaacttaacaaaacaaaacaactctCATTTAATACATACCTGTCCCAAAAACAATTGAGTATTTTAATGACAAATCTGTTCAGAACATGAggttattataagacgtgtcacggttcttttctatcccaaattcatgtaattAGTCTTGatcttatatttgttattttcatcggaTTTGTCTTATACTCAATTcatttctgtgtttgttacattttaatgtagtgtcgtttttctcttatatttaatgcgtttccctcggttttagtttgtaatccgtattttttcaatcgatttatgagttttgaacattcggtatactactgttgtctttatctataattaattttgttttgtcaat includes:
- the LOC139504349 gene encoding poly [ADP-ribose] polymerase tankyrase-2-like, encoding MKPKKLLKILDSKRCIVYRADELMYQYILQTFTTPLMESAAFGYFDLVRFLVDTVGCKVNFTDESNKSPLYKASEGGKTDVVNFLCVNNASVSQCNTYGQSPLYVACKGGHKETVNLLLQNKADLSHDEALGTCPLHVACAGGYVDIVKLLWQNITDLSQSGLLGGSFKKCLIGHKCPEKLLHKYKVNSPQLNTNYSLQIYRMSESPLYVACKGGHIDIVKLLLQYNYDVPIDKRGATPLFAACEGGHKEIVKVLLDKKADISQGDSFAVDFSKLYAACINGHTDIVKLLLQTNDNVHLFKEFELFFFIICCLSKGTY
- the LOC139504350 gene encoding ankyrin-1-like: MRKDNLSIALNIQKDAPLLVACPSGHTNTASLLLQFNADVSQCDNYGRSPLYVACRRGYMYTAKLLLQNNANVFQCNKELESPLNVGCANGHTPTVNLLLQNNADVSHCNNNKVSSLHLACEGGYTDTAKLLLQNNADVFQCNKDLESPLHLACANGHTPTVNLLLQNNADVSQCNKSGKSTLLVACEGGYKDTVELLLQNNADVNQCNEYGTSPLLVACAGGYEDIVELLLQNSADVSQCNSSRESPLYVACREGNVNTVKIVLQNNASVSQCDQYGGQSQLHIVCDIDSLNTYLIYYTDDENETDFDKKFPLYLEIVKLLIEGNADINLCNKKRPNTIRYCP